One region of Flavobacterium sp. KACC 22763 genomic DNA includes:
- a CDS encoding saccharopine dehydrogenase family protein — protein sequence MRNILIFGAGRSASSLIRYLLSKSNEEKLHLTVADLSLNLAKAKTQDHPNATPIALDIFNSDERKKAIANASIVISMLPAHLHIEIAKDCLEFKKHLVTASYISDAMQALNEEAIQNNLIFMNEIGLDPGIDHMSAMKVIDEIRSKGGKMLLFESFCGGLVAPESDNNLWNYKFTWAPRNVVLAGQGGAAKFIQEGTYKYIPYSALFRRTEFLEVEGYGKFEAYSNRDSLKYRSVYGLDDVLTLYRGTIRRVGYSRAWNMFVQLGMTDDSYVLEGSENMSYRQFINSFLPYHPTDSVEIKTRLILKIDQDDIMWDKLLELDLFNPNKKVNLPNATPAQILEKILSESWALEPDDKDMIVMYHKFGYELNGKKKQIDSKMVCIGEDQTYTAMAKTVGLPVAIATLLILNGKITTPGVQLPIKKEVYEPILKELEEYGVIFNEQNVPYFGYNPDLF from the coding sequence ATGAGAAACATTTTAATATTTGGAGCAGGAAGATCTGCATCTTCTTTGATTCGATATTTACTATCAAAATCTAATGAAGAAAAGCTACATTTAACAGTAGCCGATCTTTCATTGAATCTTGCGAAAGCAAAAACACAAGATCATCCTAATGCCACTCCGATTGCCTTAGATATTTTTAATTCTGATGAAAGAAAAAAAGCTATTGCAAATGCGTCAATAGTAATTTCTATGCTTCCTGCACATCTTCACATTGAGATTGCAAAAGATTGTCTTGAATTCAAAAAACATCTTGTTACTGCATCCTATATTAGTGATGCCATGCAAGCTTTAAACGAAGAAGCCATTCAAAACAATCTGATTTTTATGAACGAAATTGGTCTTGATCCAGGAATTGATCATATGAGTGCCATGAAAGTCATTGACGAAATCAGATCGAAAGGTGGCAAAATGCTTTTGTTTGAATCTTTCTGTGGTGGACTTGTAGCTCCTGAATCTGATAATAATTTATGGAACTACAAATTTACTTGGGCGCCAAGAAATGTAGTTTTGGCGGGGCAAGGCGGTGCCGCCAAATTTATTCAAGAAGGAACTTATAAATACATTCCGTACAGCGCTTTGTTTAGAAGAACGGAATTTCTAGAAGTAGAAGGCTACGGAAAATTTGAAGCTTATTCTAACCGTGACTCTCTTAAATACAGATCTGTTTACGGTTTAGATGATGTTCTTACTTTATATAGAGGTACAATTAGAAGAGTGGGTTATTCTCGCGCTTGGAATATGTTTGTACAGCTCGGGATGACTGATGATAGCTATGTTTTAGAGGGGTCAGAAAATATGAGTTATCGTCAGTTCATCAATTCTTTCCTTCCGTATCATCCAACAGATTCTGTTGAAATCAAAACCCGATTGATCTTAAAAATCGATCAGGACGATATTATGTGGGATAAACTTTTGGAACTGGATTTATTTAACCCAAACAAAAAAGTAAATCTGCCAAATGCTACTCCAGCGCAAATTTTAGAGAAGATATTATCTGAAAGCTGGGCTCTTGAGCCAGATGACAAAGATATGATCGTGATGTATCATAAATTTGGTTACGAACTAAATGGCAAAAAAAAACAAATCGATTCGAAAATGGTTTGTATTGGCGAAGACCAGACTTATACTGCAATGGCAAAAACAGTCGGACTTCCGGTTGCGATTGCGACTTTATTAATCTTAAACGGAAAAATCACAACTCCAGGTGTTCAGCTTCCTATTAAAAAGGAAGTTTACGAACCAATTTTGAAGGAGTTAGAAGAATATGGGGTCATTTTTAACGAACAAAATGTACCTTATTTTGGATACAACCCAGACTTGTTCTAG
- a CDS encoding DUF423 domain-containing protein, which yields MKRRIILTGAFIGMLAIILGAFGAHLLKKYLSVDQLNTFEVGVRYQMYHALFLLFLSTQKDIAEKTLKAIYNLVVAGVLLFSGSIYLLATKDYTLFESKIIVFATPLGGFLLIIAWTLLFFTILKRKS from the coding sequence ATGAAAAGAAGAATCATTCTAACTGGAGCTTTTATTGGTATGCTAGCTATTATTTTGGGTGCTTTTGGCGCTCATTTATTGAAAAAATATCTTTCGGTTGATCAATTAAATACTTTTGAAGTTGGTGTTCGTTACCAAATGTATCATGCTCTTTTTCTTCTTTTTCTATCTACCCAAAAAGACATTGCAGAAAAAACCTTGAAAGCCATCTATAATTTAGTAGTTGCAGGCGTTTTGCTTTTCAGCGGTTCAATCTATTTATTGGCAACAAAAGACTACACTTTGTTCGAATCTAAAATTATAGTATTCGCAACACCTTTGGGTGGTTTCTTATTAATTATCGCCTGGACGCTATTATTCTTTACGATTTTGAAGAGAAAATCATAA
- the pckA gene encoding phosphoenolpyruvate carboxykinase (ATP), whose amino-acid sequence MDSNTVFAQSISLKELGIENAKVRYQLSADELHAITLQSGQGVENSTGALAINTGEFTGRSPQDRFIVKDDITKDQVWWGNVNIPFEPQAFEKLYNKVTAFLSNKEVFVRDSYVCSDPNYRLNVRVVTETAWSNLFCYNMFLRPEDSELANFTPEWTVVCAPSFMADPAVDGTRQSNFAILDFTKKIALIGGTGYTGEMKKGIFSALNFILPVFKNTLPMHCSANVGEAGDTAIFFGLSGTGKTTLSADPERKLIGDDEHGWTNENTVFNFEGGCYAKVINLTEENEPDIFRAIKKGALLENVVFKAGTNVVDFDDVSITQNTRVSYPITHIDNVQPGLIGHNPKNIFFLTADSFGILPPISRLTPGQAAYHFISGYTAKVAGTEAGVTEPQPNFSACFGAPFMPLHPTRYAEMLSKKMKDAGVKVWLINTGWTGGAYGTGSRMKLKYTRAMITAALKGELNDVEFKNHEVFGIEIPQDCPNVPVEILNPRNTWEDKDLYDKKALELAHKFKANFAKFEEFANAEILAGAPITE is encoded by the coding sequence ATGGACAGTAATACAGTTTTCGCGCAATCGATTTCGTTAAAAGAGTTAGGAATTGAAAATGCAAAAGTTCGTTATCAACTATCTGCAGATGAATTACATGCGATTACTTTGCAGTCTGGTCAAGGTGTTGAGAATTCGACTGGAGCATTAGCAATTAATACAGGTGAATTTACAGGTCGTTCTCCACAAGACCGTTTTATCGTAAAAGATGATATCACTAAGGATCAAGTTTGGTGGGGAAATGTAAATATCCCATTTGAGCCTCAAGCTTTTGAAAAGCTTTATAATAAGGTAACAGCATTTTTATCAAACAAAGAAGTTTTTGTTCGTGATTCTTATGTGTGCTCTGATCCAAATTATAGATTGAATGTTCGTGTTGTAACAGAAACAGCTTGGTCAAACTTGTTTTGCTACAATATGTTCTTACGTCCAGAAGATTCAGAATTGGCTAATTTTACTCCAGAATGGACCGTAGTTTGCGCTCCAAGTTTTATGGCAGATCCTGCTGTAGATGGAACACGCCAGTCTAATTTTGCTATTTTAGATTTTACTAAAAAAATTGCATTAATCGGAGGAACAGGTTATACAGGAGAAATGAAAAAAGGAATTTTCTCTGCATTAAACTTTATTCTTCCAGTTTTCAAAAATACACTTCCAATGCACTGCAGCGCTAATGTTGGTGAAGCAGGAGATACAGCAATCTTCTTTGGATTGTCTGGTACAGGAAAAACAACTTTATCTGCAGATCCAGAGCGTAAATTAATTGGAGACGATGAGCACGGCTGGACAAACGAAAACACTGTTTTCAATTTTGAAGGCGGATGCTACGCAAAAGTTATTAATTTAACAGAAGAAAATGAACCAGACATTTTTAGAGCGATCAAAAAAGGAGCGCTTTTAGAAAATGTGGTTTTCAAAGCAGGAACAAACGTAGTTGATTTTGACGATGTTTCTATTACTCAAAACACTCGTGTAAGTTACCCAATTACTCATATTGATAATGTTCAGCCAGGTTTGATTGGACACAATCCTAAAAATATATTTTTCTTAACGGCTGATTCTTTCGGAATCTTGCCTCCAATCTCAAGATTGACTCCAGGTCAGGCGGCTTACCACTTTATCTCTGGATATACAGCAAAAGTTGCTGGAACAGAAGCTGGTGTAACAGAGCCACAGCCTAATTTCTCTGCTTGTTTTGGAGCTCCATTTATGCCTTTGCACCCAACGCGTTACGCTGAAATGTTGAGCAAAAAAATGAAAGATGCAGGAGTAAAAGTTTGGTTAATCAATACAGGATGGACTGGCGGTGCTTACGGTACAGGAAGCCGTATGAAGCTTAAATATACTCGTGCTATGATTACTGCTGCGTTAAAAGGAGAATTGAATGATGTAGAGTTCAAAAATCATGAAGTATTTGGAATTGAAATTCCTCAAGATTGTCCAAACGTTCCAGTGGAAATTTTAAATCCTAGAAATACTTGGGAAGACAAAGATTTATACGATAAAAAAGCGTTGGAATTAGCACATAAATTCAAAGCTAATTTCGCCAAATTTGAAGAGTTTGCAAATGCTGAAATCTTAGCAGGTGCACCAATTACAGAATAA
- a CDS encoding phytase, giving the protein MKNRSLVAFLLLSLAFTACKDDKLAPIQPNAVKPTAVTEALPHDTDDPSIWINPTDASKSIIIGTDKDTDGGLYAFDLNGKILKKSIPLKRPNNVDIAYGLIIDGKKVDVAVTTEREENKIRIFSLPDLEPIDNGGIPVFDGEAQRDPMGVSLYTRPSDGKIFAIVGRKTGSSGSYLWQYELSGNGKFAAAKVIRKFGTYSGKKEIEAIAVDNELGFVYYCDEQAGIRKYKADPALNDNKELAFFGQKDFKADHEGIAIYKKTDSTGYILVSNQQANSFMVYPREGANGNPNNHPLLAEVPTSTIECDGADVTSVNLGPKYKNGLFVAMSNGMTFHYYAWDLIQKRIDEAKK; this is encoded by the coding sequence ATGAAAAATAGATCTTTAGTTGCTTTTTTACTTTTAAGCTTAGCCTTTACAGCTTGTAAAGATGATAAACTAGCGCCAATTCAGCCAAATGCCGTAAAACCAACAGCAGTTACAGAAGCTTTGCCTCACGATACTGACGATCCTTCAATCTGGATTAATCCAACTGATGCTTCAAAAAGCATTATTATCGGGACAGATAAAGATACAGATGGAGGTTTATATGCTTTTGATTTGAATGGAAAAATCCTTAAAAAATCAATTCCGTTAAAACGCCCAAACAATGTTGATATCGCTTACGGATTGATTATTGACGGAAAAAAAGTAGATGTTGCCGTAACAACTGAACGTGAAGAAAACAAAATCAGGATTTTCAGTTTACCTGATTTAGAACCAATTGATAACGGCGGAATTCCAGTTTTTGATGGAGAAGCACAACGCGATCCAATGGGAGTTTCATTATACACTCGTCCTAGCGACGGAAAGATTTTTGCTATTGTGGGAAGAAAAACTGGCTCTTCTGGAAGTTATTTATGGCAATATGAACTTTCTGGAAACGGAAAATTTGCTGCAGCAAAAGTCATTCGCAAATTCGGAACGTACAGCGGTAAAAAAGAAATTGAAGCGATTGCAGTGGATAACGAATTAGGCTTTGTTTACTATTGCGATGAACAGGCTGGAATAAGAAAATACAAAGCTGATCCAGCTTTAAATGATAATAAAGAATTGGCTTTCTTTGGTCAGAAAGATTTCAAAGCAGACCACGAAGGAATCGCGATTTACAAAAAAACAGACTCGACAGGGTATATTTTAGTATCCAACCAACAAGCAAATTCTTTTATGGTTTATCCTAGAGAAGGTGCAAACGGAAATCCGAACAATCATCCTTTATTGGCAGAAGTTCCAACTTCGACAATTGAATGTGACGGTGCAGATGTTACAAGTGTAAACTTAGGTCCAAAATATAAAAACGGACTTTTTGTAGCGATGAGCAACGGAATGACTTTCCATTATTACGCTTGGGATTTAATCCAGAAACGTATAGACGAAGCTAAAAAATAA
- a CDS encoding TonB-dependent receptor — MKKFYLLTAFFLFAFTGFAQKAIISGKILDADDKLPLPGAMVQIVGEKKYTVSDYNGRFELLNINEGAYKVEVKYIGYTTLTQEIKVEQGKNNVIDFSLKASENELKEVVVGDILKGQAKALNQQKNNKNIGNVISSDQMGRFPDANVGDALKRVPGITMQNDQGEARNIIIRGLAPSLNSVTLNGDRIPSAEGDNRNVQMDLIPSDMISTIEVNKTLTSDMDADAIGGSVNLITRATPNGERISATLAGGYLPIRDHASYTAGFVYGNRFIDNKLGVVFSGSYNNVDYGSDNIENEWVKDDFGNEYLQASEIRKYDVQRIRRSASVALDYKFNDNNTIFANAIYNWRDDRENRFRTTYDDIEPLYNGEEIVGFEGRVKRQTKGGLDNNRNKNRRLEDQRVQNYSIRGEHLINSTLDLDWSANYAKAREYRPGERYIEYRQKGLEMFEDLSDIRFPLITTVGESVDKFKFDSVTENTDETSESEFGAKVNIRFPFSVIAGEKGRLRTGLRLRLKEKERNNMFYSYEPINDDMELLSQVPTSYFDGKDFNPGSKYVPGTFASAAFLGSLDLNNPALFDKEADPAEYLAVNYNAKERITAAYVRWDQDFNDKLSMVLGFRLENTHIDYTGNRVLDEEELESKINNTNSYTNLLPSISLQYNATKDLVLRAAVTTALARPNYYALAPYVNNIAADKEITAGNPDLKATYSYNYDFMAENYFKSVGLISGGVFYKRLNDFIYNYSDNQYTDTKFAADFPNQANPIPAGENWSFLQSRNGENVDVYGFEVAFQRQLDFLPGKFLKGFGIYLNYTYTKSKASGIADEDGNERNDISLPGTTPHMFNGSLSWENKRFSARISTNFTSDYLDELGSESYKDSYYDKQFFLDANASYKITKQLRVFAEANNLTNQPLRYYQGVAAHTKQAEYYQPRYNLGLKLDL, encoded by the coding sequence ATGAAAAAATTTTATCTATTAACCGCATTCTTTTTATTCGCCTTTACAGGTTTTGCACAGAAGGCCATTATCTCTGGAAAGATATTGGATGCTGATGACAAACTGCCTCTTCCTGGAGCTATGGTTCAAATTGTAGGCGAGAAAAAATACACCGTTTCTGACTATAACGGTCGTTTCGAATTATTAAATATTAATGAAGGAGCTTATAAAGTTGAAGTAAAATATATTGGATATACTACTTTAACACAAGAAATAAAAGTAGAACAAGGAAAAAACAACGTAATTGATTTTTCTCTTAAAGCTTCTGAAAATGAGCTGAAAGAAGTTGTCGTTGGAGATATCTTAAAAGGTCAAGCCAAAGCACTGAATCAGCAGAAAAACAATAAAAATATCGGAAACGTAATTTCTTCTGATCAAATGGGACGTTTTCCAGATGCTAACGTGGGAGATGCTTTAAAACGTGTTCCTGGTATCACCATGCAAAATGATCAAGGTGAAGCGCGTAACATTATCATTAGAGGTTTGGCGCCATCTTTAAACTCTGTTACTTTAAATGGTGATAGAATTCCATCTGCAGAAGGAGACAACAGAAACGTACAAATGGACTTGATTCCGTCTGATATGATTTCTACAATCGAAGTAAACAAAACGCTTACTTCTGACATGGATGCTGATGCAATTGGTGGTTCTGTAAACTTAATTACAAGAGCAACGCCAAACGGAGAGAGAATCTCTGCAACTCTTGCTGGAGGATATCTGCCAATTCGTGACCATGCTTCTTATACGGCTGGTTTCGTTTATGGTAATCGTTTTATTGACAACAAATTAGGAGTAGTTTTTAGCGGATCTTACAACAATGTAGATTACGGTTCTGACAACATCGAAAATGAATGGGTAAAAGATGATTTTGGAAATGAATATTTACAAGCATCTGAAATTAGAAAATACGATGTACAGCGTATTCGCCGAAGCGCATCTGTTGCTTTAGATTACAAATTCAATGACAACAATACCATTTTTGCAAATGCAATCTACAATTGGAGAGATGACAGAGAAAACCGTTTTAGAACTACTTACGATGATATTGAGCCACTTTATAATGGGGAAGAAATTGTAGGTTTTGAAGGTCGCGTAAAACGTCAGACAAAAGGTGGTTTAGACAACAACCGAAATAAAAACAGAAGATTAGAAGATCAAAGAGTTCAAAACTACTCTATTCGTGGAGAACACTTAATCAACTCTACATTAGATTTAGACTGGTCTGCGAACTATGCAAAAGCAAGAGAATACCGTCCGGGTGAGCGTTATATCGAATACCGTCAGAAAGGTTTAGAAATGTTCGAAGATTTATCAGACATTAGATTTCCTTTAATTACAACAGTTGGTGAGTCAGTTGACAAATTTAAATTTGACTCTGTTACTGAAAACACAGACGAAACAAGCGAAAGCGAATTTGGAGCCAAAGTAAACATCCGTTTTCCATTTTCTGTTATTGCTGGAGAAAAAGGTAGATTGAGAACAGGTCTTAGACTTCGTTTGAAAGAAAAAGAAAGAAACAATATGTTCTATTCTTATGAGCCAATTAATGATGATATGGAATTATTATCGCAAGTTCCAACAAGCTATTTTGACGGAAAAGATTTTAATCCAGGAAGCAAATATGTGCCAGGAACCTTTGCTTCTGCAGCTTTCTTAGGAAGTTTAGACTTAAACAATCCTGCTTTATTTGATAAAGAAGCAGATCCAGCAGAATATTTAGCTGTAAACTATAATGCCAAAGAAAGAATTACTGCTGCTTATGTAAGATGGGATCAGGATTTTAATGATAAACTTTCTATGGTTTTAGGTTTCCGTTTAGAGAATACTCATATTGACTATACAGGAAACCGTGTATTAGACGAGGAAGAATTAGAAAGCAAAATCAACAACACCAACTCTTACACTAATTTATTGCCAAGTATTTCGCTACAATACAATGCAACAAAAGATCTAGTTTTAAGAGCTGCCGTTACAACAGCTTTGGCAAGGCCAAACTATTATGCTTTGGCTCCTTATGTAAATAACATTGCTGCAGACAAAGAAATTACGGCTGGAAATCCAGATCTTAAAGCTACTTATTCATACAACTATGACTTCATGGCTGAGAACTATTTCAAATCTGTTGGTTTAATTTCTGGAGGTGTTTTCTACAAAAGATTAAACGATTTCATTTACAACTACAGTGACAACCAATATACTGATACGAAATTTGCTGCAGATTTCCCTAATCAGGCAAACCCAATTCCAGCGGGAGAAAACTGGTCATTTTTACAATCAAGAAACGGAGAAAATGTTGATGTTTATGGATTTGAGGTTGCTTTTCAGCGTCAGTTAGATTTCTTGCCTGGTAAGTTCTTAAAAGGTTTTGGTATCTATTTAAACTATACTTACACAAAATCTAAAGCCAGCGGAATTGCTGATGAAGATGGAAACGAAAGAAATGACATCAGCCTTCCAGGAACAACGCCTCACATGTTTAACGGGTCTTTATCTTGGGAAAACAAACGTTTTTCTGCTAGAATCTCAACCAACTTTACTTCTGATTATTTAGATGAATTAGGTTCTGAATCTTACAAAGACAGTTACTATGACAAGCAATTTTTCTTAGATGCCAATGCTTCTTATAAAATCACAAAACAATTGCGTGTTTTTGCCGAAGCTAATAACTTAACAAATCAGCCGTTACGCTATTACCAAGGAGTTGCTGCACATACAAAACAAGCTGAATATTACCAGCCACGTTACAATCTCGGATTGAAACTAGACTTGTAA
- a CDS encoding DUF4407 domain-containing protein, with protein MLKQFFILCSGVDRDLLKDCSEGEQTKYVGIGATVFFTAVMAFLASAYALFTVFDSIYPALIFGFVWSLLIFNLDRFIVSTIKKRDRFLDEFLQATPRIALAIIIAIVISKPLEIKIFEKEINTVLLKEKNEMELANKKQIGTYFKTDLDKNKAEIAALKADIVKKEKEVNDLYSVYITEAEGTAGTKKLGKGPVYKEKREKHDAALKEFETLKKTNEAKIAEKEKAGVQLQADLDKKVSQTQPIIEGFDGLMARINALNKLPWLPSFFIMLLFLAIETSPIIAKLLAPKGEFDFKQEEAETAMKATLAQNKYQRDLLVKTSAEMHDKVYADIAEDKGLFDLQRKNAKELLELQSHKFVEKQKATL; from the coding sequence ATGTTAAAACAATTTTTTATCCTATGTTCAGGAGTCGATAGAGACCTCTTGAAAGACTGCTCAGAAGGCGAACAGACCAAATATGTTGGTATTGGTGCTACGGTATTCTTTACAGCAGTTATGGCTTTCTTGGCCAGTGCTTATGCACTTTTTACCGTTTTCGATTCTATTTATCCGGCTTTAATTTTTGGTTTTGTCTGGAGTTTATTGATTTTTAATCTTGACCGATTTATTGTTTCTACGATTAAAAAAAGAGATCGTTTCTTAGACGAATTTCTGCAAGCAACTCCGCGTATTGCATTGGCCATTATTATTGCTATTGTAATTTCGAAACCTTTGGAAATTAAAATCTTCGAAAAAGAAATCAATACCGTTTTGCTGAAAGAGAAAAACGAAATGGAATTGGCTAATAAAAAGCAAATTGGAACGTATTTCAAAACAGACTTAGATAAAAATAAAGCTGAGATTGCCGCTTTAAAAGCTGATATTGTAAAGAAAGAAAAAGAAGTAAACGATTTGTATTCGGTTTATATTACCGAAGCAGAAGGAACTGCAGGAACTAAAAAACTAGGAAAAGGTCCAGTTTATAAAGAAAAACGAGAAAAGCACGATGCAGCTTTAAAAGAATTCGAAACGCTGAAAAAAACAAACGAAGCTAAAATTGCCGAAAAAGAAAAAGCAGGCGTACAACTTCAAGCTGATTTAGATAAAAAAGTTTCGCAAACCCAGCCAATCATTGAAGGTTTCGACGGACTAATGGCGCGTATTAATGCATTGAACAAACTGCCTTGGCTACCGTCATTTTTTATTATGCTGTTGTTTTTAGCTATTGAAACTTCACCTATTATTGCCAAATTATTAGCGCCAAAAGGAGAATTCGATTTCAAACAAGAAGAAGCCGAAACGGCAATGAAAGCGACTTTGGCTCAAAATAAATACCAACGCGATCTATTGGTGAAAACAAGTGCCGAAATGCACGATAAAGTTTACGCTGACATTGCAGAAGATAAAGGTTTATTCGATTTACAGCGAAAAAATGCTAAAGAGTTGCTGGAGCTGCAATCACATAAATTTGTAGAAAAACAGAAGGCGACTTTGTAA
- a CDS encoding PH domain-containing protein: MKEQFKKFLNEEQDPKAIEKITSKLSDLLMKGEEVGYIAVQKKPAITVFPDSIVLTNKRIIICKPKNLGLSMDFTDYTWDDIASTFVKENILGSEFSFGTKTDLAVSIDYIPKIQARKIYTYTKEQLDLLKNPVQTATPVQETAEPIFEEEAEEEIEEVETEEVTSFAEILPAAPAVTETYEPLPTQPAQPTGERKLSDLSKEELFDKLQNYKKLLDNGLIMQGEYDAYKKEILSYM; this comes from the coding sequence ATGAAAGAACAATTTAAAAAATTTCTAAACGAAGAACAAGATCCAAAAGCGATCGAAAAAATCACTTCGAAACTCTCAGATTTATTGATGAAAGGCGAAGAAGTTGGATACATCGCAGTGCAAAAAAAACCTGCAATAACTGTTTTTCCTGATAGTATCGTATTAACAAATAAACGTATCATTATCTGCAAGCCTAAAAATCTAGGTCTTTCTATGGATTTTACAGATTATACTTGGGATGATATTGCAAGTACTTTTGTAAAAGAAAACATTTTGGGTTCTGAATTTTCATTTGGAACAAAAACAGATTTAGCTGTTTCTATTGATTATATTCCAAAAATTCAGGCTAGAAAAATTTATACTTACACTAAAGAACAATTGGATTTATTGAAAAATCCTGTTCAGACTGCAACACCAGTTCAAGAAACTGCTGAACCAATTTTTGAAGAAGAAGCAGAGGAAGAAATTGAGGAAGTAGAAACAGAAGAAGTAACGAGCTTTGCAGAGATTTTACCTGCAGCGCCAGCCGTTACAGAAACTTATGAACCGCTTCCGACTCAACCAGCTCAACCAACAGGAGAACGCAAATTAAGCGATTTATCTAAAGAAGAACTGTTCGATAAATTACAGAACTACAAAAAACTTCTTGACAATGGTTTAATCATGCAAGGAGAATATGACGCTTATAAAAAAGAGATTTTAAGTTACATGTAA
- a CDS encoding MmcQ/YjbR family DNA-binding protein — protein sequence MNLETFYEYCLSKKGVSEHFPFDENTLVFKVGGKMFALSSLSQWEKNEQSVNLKCDPDRAQELRAEYDEIQPGYHMSKVHWNTIALNGNLPDKFVKELIDHSYELVFKSLTKKIQNEIIELKN from the coding sequence ATGAATTTAGAAACGTTTTACGAATATTGTCTGTCGAAAAAAGGAGTAAGTGAACATTTTCCTTTTGATGAAAACACTTTGGTTTTTAAAGTAGGCGGAAAAATGTTTGCTCTGTCTTCGCTTTCTCAATGGGAAAAAAACGAACAGTCTGTCAATTTAAAATGTGATCCAGACCGCGCACAGGAGCTTAGAGCCGAATATGACGAAATTCAACCCGGTTATCATATGAGCAAAGTACACTGGAATACGATCGCTTTAAACGGAAATCTTCCAGACAAATTCGTCAAAGAATTGATAGACCATTCGTATGAATTGGTTTTCAAAAGTTTGACAAAGAAAATTCAGAATGAAATTATCGAATTAAAAAATTAG
- a CDS encoding DUF4260 domain-containing protein, with amino-acid sequence MKTVLKLEEAALFILGIFLFNRLSYEWWWFLVLILTPDLSMIGYVFGNKIGAFFYNVFHHKGIALLIYAVGFYLSIEIVQLAGIILFSHSAMDRIFGYGLKYEKGFKYTHLGEIGK; translated from the coding sequence ATGAAAACAGTCTTAAAACTAGAAGAAGCGGCATTATTTATTCTCGGAATTTTTCTTTTTAACCGTTTAAGTTATGAATGGTGGTGGTTTTTGGTTTTAATTCTGACTCCAGATTTATCGATGATTGGATATGTTTTTGGAAACAAAATTGGAGCATTCTTTTATAATGTCTTTCATCACAAAGGGATTGCACTTTTAATTTATGCGGTCGGATTTTATTTAAGTATTGAAATTGTGCAATTAGCGGGAATTATTTTATTTTCACATTCGGCAATGGATCGCATTTTTGGTTACGGTCTTAAATATGAAAAAGGTTTTAAATACACACATTTAGGTGAAATTGGTAAATAA
- a CDS encoding GNAT family N-acetyltransferase, which translates to MVAISTDKTKLDVPFIQNFLKDIYWAAGRTIEEVQRTIDASVCFGIYLDDKQIGFARVITDYVVFAYLMDVFIDEKHRGKGYSSILIDAMMNEPQLQEVKIWRLATTDAHFLYEKFGFTKLNHPEKMMEKIVK; encoded by the coding sequence ATGGTAGCCATCTCTACAGATAAAACTAAACTCGATGTTCCGTTTATACAGAACTTTTTAAAAGACATATATTGGGCGGCGGGACGAACTATTGAAGAAGTACAACGCACGATTGATGCTTCTGTTTGTTTCGGAATTTATCTAGATGATAAACAAATTGGTTTTGCCAGAGTAATAACTGATTACGTCGTTTTTGCCTATTTAATGGATGTTTTTATTGATGAAAAACATCGCGGAAAAGGCTATTCATCGATTTTAATTGATGCCATGATGAATGAGCCTCAATTACAAGAAGTAAAAATCTGGCGATTGGCAACCACTGACGCACACTTTTTATATGAGAAATTCGGATTTACAAAACTGAATCATCCCGAAAAGATGATGGAAAAAATAGTAAAATGA